CCCTTACCAAGATTAACAAATGAActgtggtatttgtagtaaaaccatactaaccacaaatttacaattacactaaaactgtatacagtacacaatATAGTAGTTCAACCATGAGATTTGACAAAAACTATGGTATTACAATCGTAATCAATCCACCcaacaaaaaatacaacttACTATCACAATTACAATtgactttaaaaacattatcaATGATTACTACATTAATTTATTGTGGTATTCAAACAACCAcctgttttacttttttgtccGAAACTATTCTTGGTAGCTCATTTCGGGATCATTCGTCTATTATTTCTGAGAGCAAACTGTATCAATGCATCGAACACAAAACAATTTGaacacagaaaacattttattcatggTCACATATCGCATTCAGCAGACAGAAATTGTTTGCTTTTACAGGTTTGCTTTAACAGTATTGAAATGCTATGctataaagaaatgaaaatgataaatgctttaacaaaagaaaaaaaacagtgaatATTAAGGCAGACCGTGTTTCTGTCGCACATTGTGACTCACATAGACTGGTATGAACACATGGCAAATCTTAAAGGTCTATTATGATAAAAATATCAGACAAAAGATAAATTCACCGGCTTATGGAATACATTCAAGAGGGAATAATAAAAGCAGTGGACTTTAATTTCAAAACGAGgcgaaataatttttttaattaaaaggtGGATGAAAAACATTGATCTGGTGGACTGCAGCGAACAAAATGACGGTATGCATTTCTTCGACTTCTTTGCTTATGAATATATTTAGTCCTCAATCTTCTTTCGACCCTGCGCACAGTGGCATCCACATCTGGATTAAcctcatgttttttatgttgataTCAAGAGGACCGACGATCAAATACAGGCAAGATTCAAATCTCAACATCGCAAAAATCAcatcttttaatattttcattcaCATACAGCCACTTCATATGTTCATGACCACACAAACTTTTCTAGGAAAGTACAACAAACCAGCGCCGGCAGTATGTAAAGTACTGAGCAGGTGTTTCCAGTATGGATCAATGCAGGCAGCACCTTTGCCACGTCCTtaggaaatgacatcacactTCATGTCTATTTAAGGTTTTTGAGTTGCCGGTCAGTGGAGCTGATTTTGCCGTCCATCGAGTCGACTTTATTAAGCAAACGGTCCAAGGAAACGTCCTGGTTATCGATCTCTGACTGTAACCCCTGACCCAGACTCTTTAGCCTCCTCAGACCCAACGACATTTCATCTGGACAGAAACGACATACAAACACAGACTGTCAGTATCTGTAAAATCTGTCATCAAAATCTGTACAGACTACATTTCTCACCAAGATTTTGGTCTAGTTGTTGATGGGCAGTTCGCAGCTGTTTGTTCCTGGGATATCCGTTCTGATCGGACGGCTCATTATCCAGAGACGCAGAAGCTCCAAATCCTGTTTGAACAAACATTCGTTCTGTGATTGTGACAAGCAGACAGATGTGCTTATCGGACACAGAGCTTCTGTTtgtgtaaatatatgtaaacatatatatatatataccagaTGTGTCCATTTTCCTGAGGTTTGGATGACTGGCCTGATATTTGGCTTCATGCCGTCTGCTCTCTGAAAGTGCATTCTGCAAACTAAAGTCAAAGACATCGTTGTTATATAATTTACAAAATCACACTTCTTAAAACGTTTGTATTCTAAAGGCCTGCATTTAAAGGtataaaaatttaattaaaattatgcacaaatttatttacaaaaacattttaaaatggttttaaaagagCAGCAGATAGAACATACAAACAATCAGTGTGTGTTAACCTCTTAGggctttaattttttttttatttcacctgCTGCTGCCATCATATGACACAGGCTCGTCCTTTTGTGGAGGTCTGGCTTCAGGTTTGGCTTTGAAATAGTTAACCACACCGCCCCACACACTCTTAATGCTGTTAATATGCCTCTGACTCGTCCGCATGTCCTGCTCCATGTTGTCAATCATTCTCTCTGTTCTATTCAAAGCTTCACCCTGACGAATCAGTTCCTGTCGAGACCGAGAGAGAATCAAGACCAATTAAATGAAGAAGATGCGTGATAAATCATGAGTAAATCTTGGGAAAGAAAAATACGCTGACATCGAGCTTTGACCATCTGAAAGTTTCCTCTCACCTCTGCTGTCTCGGTTCCAACTTTCTCAGACTCGTAGATGTGGGCGAGAGAGCGGTAGCTGCTGTCCACGGCGGACTGCGCTGTGTGCGTCACCTCTCTCTGCAGCTGCTTCTGTCTCCTCTCCGCCGGGCTCAGTGAACTCTCCTCAGGATCATCATCAAAGTTAAAGCCTCTGCTCGGCCCTGTGTTctcctcttcatcatcatcgGCGGCGAAAGGGTTGTGGGATTTGGGATAGGCAGACATCCTGAGATTGAGTTAAACACAGCGGAGTGCTGAGCTGGTGAGCAACTACAGTTTACCATAGCATAGTATAATTACTAAAGCATACTGTTTTGAAGTATTACCTTTAAATGgtatagtatttgctatagtAAGTTACAATTCGACTATAGTATAGTagattttactacagtaaacaccatattatactacagtatttttttatgtgggaTTCCATGCTATGTACGATGGTACGTGGAATTACAATCGTGTTCTATTAACAATCATCAGACTTTTTAACATTGCCGGATACAAAAtcttaaattaacaaatgtatttcacatttctttaactacgtcccagcaaacacagaacgttcccctaacgttagttccTGGTTCCCATAATGTTTTTGTAAGGTTTgcttttggttatctttacggaaataaaacgttagtttcatggtttctataacgttaggggatttccgtaaagaaaactttcctggagaaccaaaaacgaaccttagaaaataacgttatgggaaccaaaaattgttagctggggtAACGTATGCGGTTTAAAGCGCGTTCCTTTCTATCCCAGGTAATCGGAGCCACTATCTTCATCTTACAAACAAACCTGCTGAAAAAACTTTAGCCTGTTTTAAAGCTCGTGATGTTCCCCATCGATCTGTCGGACTAAACCGCGATATAACGACAGGTTTGATGATAAATTCGTACCTTTGACGTGTTGCGCTCTCGCTAGCTGACTCCTGCGCGGAAACTGCTTCCGGTGGCGTCAACGCGACGTCACAGTCTCCTCCCCTCGATCGTTCTCGTTTTTGTTGTGATGCGCTTGAATGTTGAAAAATTGACTCACTAAACCTATTTCTTCAGCGCATTCACTTTTCCCCcaattataaataatacacaCGTTTCACAGTTAATACTATCATATTATGCCATAATGCCAGTGCAAAAACTTagtataaaatagtttttacatAGTATCTATTGACAACAGTAATGCtaaaaactacagtatatagacatttttaaacagtttaGTATAGTTAAATACAATAGTAGTATACTATGCAATGAAGTATACGGCACGCTTTGTATGAAAGCGCtttctaaataataaaaactccaGTAGTAGGTTCTTTGAGAGCCAATAAAAAGTGCACACTGATGATGCTTAATTCACGACACGCCTTGCTCGCGCCCTCGCACGCCTAGCGCGCACGGTCTATCATTTGTGCCTTCGCACTTGCCGTATTGCGGTGGGCTTTTCCTTCAGCAGCAGAAATCATCatgatttcagtgttttaaactTCAGCTTTCCTGGCGTCTCGCGAATCATGTCCACGCGCGGTCGCACGCGCGAGTTCTACTTTAACACGGTGCTGTCGCTCGCGAGATCACTGGCCGCCCACCGACCAGCGCCCGTGGAGAAGGTACGAGAGACAGACACTGTACAAGCGCGCGGTTATTCTGTTGCACTGTCGATTTGATGTTGCAATGCGTTGTTGTTGTGTGCGCGACAGGTGCCTGGCGCTGCAGTAATGCGC
Above is a genomic segment from Triplophysa rosa linkage group LG17, Trosa_1v2, whole genome shotgun sequence containing:
- the snap29 gene encoding synaptosomal-associated protein 29 isoform X2, which codes for MSAYPKSHNPFAADDDEEENTGPSRGFNFDDDPEESSLSPAERRQKQLQREVTHTAQSAVDSSYRSLAHIYESEKVGTETAEELIRQGEALNRTERMIDNMEQDMRTSQRHINSIKSVWGGVVNYFKAKPEARPPQKDEPVSYDGSSSLQNALSESRRHEAKYQASHPNLRKMDTSGFGASASLDNEPSDQNGYPRNKQLRTAHQQLDQNLDEMSLGLRRLKSLGQGLQSEIDNQDVSLDRLLNKVDSMDGKISSTDRQLKNLK
- the snap29 gene encoding synaptosomal-associated protein 29 isoform X1, whose translation is MSAYPKSHNPFAADDDEEENTGPSRGFNFDDDPEESSLSPAERRQKQLQREVTHTAQSAVDSSYRSLAHIYESEKVGTETAEELIRQGEALNRTERMIDNMEQDMRTSQRHINSIKSVWGGVVNYFKAKPEARPPQKDEPVSYDGSSSLQNALSESRRHEAKYQASHPNLRKMDTSERMFVQTGFGASASLDNEPSDQNGYPRNKQLRTAHQQLDQNLDEMSLGLRRLKSLGQGLQSEIDNQDVSLDRLLNKVDSMDGKISSTDRQLKNLK